In Clostridium sp. 'White wine YQ', the DNA window TTTTATACGACTAAGAACTTTCTTAGGGCAATTATACTACCAAAGGCACCTATAAGAATTCCACCTAATATAAATTCCCATGACATAGTGCTTAAAACATAGTATGGACTAACTAAACTTACTGTAATTAATTGTTTAGATAATAATGAGAATAGTGCTTTATACGAAAAAAACAATATTATGTTTGACATTATAGCTCCCACTAATCCAATAATCACGCCTTCTATGATAAATGGCCATCTTATAAACCAATCAGTAGCTCCAACAAATTTCATTATACCAATTTCTCTTCTTCTTGAAAAAACTGTTAATTTTATAGTATTAATTATTAAGAATAATGAAACTGCTACTAATATTACAAATAAGGCTACACCAACCCATCTTACTGCTTTAGTAAATGAAGAAATCTTATTTATAACATCTTGGTCATTTCCAATATTCTCTACACCTGTCATACTGCTTACTGAATTTGCTACATCTTTGGCATATTCAGGTTTTTCAAGTGTAACTAGAAAAGATGCTGGTAATGGATTTGTATCACTATTATATCCATTAAGCAAATCTTTATATTCATTTAATTGATCTTTAAATTTATCTAACGCTTCTTCCTTTGATTCATAATTTACATCTTTAACCCCAGTTTGTTCCTTCAACTTAATCTGAACATCTCTTTGGTCCATCATAGTTATATCATCTTTTAAGAATACTTTAATCTCTACCTTTGACTCTATATCTTGCACACCTTTTCCAACGTTTAGTGCTGCTAATAAGAATACTCCAAATATTAATAAAGTCATTAATACAGTTGCCATTGAGGCTAAACTTATGGTTCTATTTCTTCTTATACTCTTAAATGCATCTACTATAAAATATTTAATACTACTTAATTTCATCTTCGTACCTACCTCTCATTTCATCTCTAGCTATTTGCCCTTTTTCAATGGCTATAACACGTTTCTTCATAGTATCAACAATATCTTTAGCATGTGTTGCCATTAATACTGTTGTTCCTGCTCTATTTATATCCTCTAGTAAATTCATTATTTCTGTAGCTGTTTCAGGATCTAAATTTCCAGTAGGCTCATCCGCTATTAAAACTGCTGGATTGTTTACTATGGCTCTTGCTAATGAAACTCTTTGTTGTTCTCCTCCTGATAATTCAGTAGGAAACATTTTATATTTGTGTGATAATCCTACCAATGAAAGTACCATAGGAACTCTTCTTCTTATTTCTCTTGGAGAAGATTCAACAACTCTCATAGCAAATGCAACATTTTCATATACATTAAGAGTTGGTATTAATCTAAAATCTTGAAATACCATTCCTATTTTCCTTCTATAGTAAGGTATTTGATTTCTCTTTATATTTGATAAATCTGTCCCATTTACTGTTATCTTTCCCTCTGTTGGGTCTATTTCTTTCAGAAGCATTTTTATAAATGTTGACTTACCAGCCCCCGAAGGACCAACTAGGAAAACAAATTCTCCTGTCTCTATATTTATATTAACTTTAGCTAAGGCTTTTACATTGTTATTATAAATTTTACTTACATTCTTAAATTCTATCATAAAAACACTCCTCAATTTTTTTTGTGTGATTTTTTACTATGATTATTATTTTCATTATAAAAAACATAAACACTTTTTCATTATAACATAGTTAAAATCCATAACAAAATCCAATTTTTTAAAGTTTTTTGTCATTTTTAATAATATTTCGGAAAAACTCATATTAAAATTGGCGTACCCTATATAGAAACTAAAACCATGTTTTCAAGATTTATTCTATTATATAAAAATCTGAGTCCAAAAAAACAACTTTTTTATTACAGTTATTTTTGAACTCAGATGTATCCAAGCGAAATTTTAATTTTAATATATGTAATAACTTTATTCAGCCCCAAGCATAGTAAATCCCTCTCCTAGCACCTCTCTAACATCATTAACAGTTATAAATGCTCTTGGGTCTATTTCTTTTATCTTGAATTTGAGCTTAATAAATTGGCGTCTATTTACCACTGTAAATATAATTTGATTGTTTGCTTTGGAGTATCCACCTGTTCCATCAAGTACAGTACATCCTCTATCAACTTCATTTAAAATATATTTTACAATTTCTTCACCTTTTGAGCTAATTATAAAGACTTGCTTACAAACATTAAATCCTTCTATAAACTTATCAACCATAC includes these proteins:
- the ftsX gene encoding permease-like cell division protein FtsX, with product MKLSSIKYFIVDAFKSIRRNRTISLASMATVLMTLLIFGVFLLAALNVGKGVQDIESKVEIKVFLKDDITMMDQRDVQIKLKEQTGVKDVNYESKEEALDKFKDQLNEYKDLLNGYNSDTNPLPASFLVTLEKPEYAKDVANSVSSMTGVENIGNDQDVINKISSFTKAVRWVGVALFVILVAVSLFLIINTIKLTVFSRRREIGIMKFVGATDWFIRWPFIIEGVIIGLVGAIMSNIILFFSYKALFSLLSKQLITVSLVSPYYVLSTMSWEFILGGILIGAFGSIIALRKFLVV
- the ftsE gene encoding cell division ATP-binding protein FtsE; its protein translation is MIEFKNVSKIYNNNVKALAKVNINIETGEFVFLVGPSGAGKSTFIKMLLKEIDPTEGKITVNGTDLSNIKRNQIPYYRRKIGMVFQDFRLIPTLNVYENVAFAMRVVESSPREIRRRVPMVLSLVGLSHKYKMFPTELSGGEQQRVSLARAIVNNPAVLIADEPTGNLDPETATEIMNLLEDINRAGTTVLMATHAKDIVDTMKKRVIAIEKGQIARDEMRGRYEDEIK